A region from the Takifugu rubripes chromosome 22, fTakRub1.2, whole genome shotgun sequence genome encodes:
- the LOC101070018 gene encoding neurabin-1-like isoform X3, translating into MMRTESKGRSASPHRITYKSDFHAIKCSFDTGISLHTGTKTTCAHSNNLLTSLSDPLSHTSSPSSRGRVPSTRGTKIRENIFLQMDSQQMKQDGGLALSSGSTPIISPYNLSQRAHASPFCGSIRPFVSSAVANISAESCLQDRSSRSEEKVDVDRAALAQKFSVTRKLFETRVMEWEDGGGSVSKGTGRGSKEMTDGKAEEKEWRGAVGQATSHSHDQSSKNISLPKVDVQASLTGHHKTSTMDGPDASYNLNEGSQGAREDRGSISLDLCLAPEDPLRAELVDVKNESSESDENEEEKVQETENMPEAKHGKSANTVAGEGEQDLVDDVFEESSMENGEELRAGESNPMVHFEEHQESSRETESDGEHDGGEYWHVSEEWMGWSKGSTEGTETATEAGESRENESGAGESASEREVTQDEASEQEDGHSGEEVAREDDLTGLSGGDGAENEQDSHSLHPEPSTPPRQEGESCVHAERHLSLEYEEIPGVPEEVDEDPALISGRKVKFSTAPIKVYCTYSNTDYERHNEDIDPVLASAEFELEKRVERMDVFPVEIKKGDQGLGISIIGMGVGADQGLEKLGIFVKTVTKGGATDIDGRILVNDQIVEVDGVSLVGVSQIFAATVLKNTSGLVKFLIGREKEGVESEVARLIDESLELDKTSRKMGEENRNNFICNVSEVVEEDDEDDEDEDVAALSSLENYQLCQKYQQLQLKLRSAASQLHQARGKLKAWEEQQACWESQRNELVQRVEDEAEKVDKIEKYWQEAQTLCRVVSQRLSDAQSQTESLEIKYSKAKRLVREYQGREEERSKREADLRQEMEEREKLHRETVERLQTQLAQLEKGEPGRRNHSADQLVTDVKCLSSGPDWYIPVPDTGRLDSSAQIARAQLAQKSKRHPPSRDKLRESFRKQENDSQESPLVSASAPAHTSSRGEMSSTSSVSALSPQPPASSFVTPPVYITETTPSSWKSSESRKSKRKFPDFSGLRKSLSKKRSEKLRKYSMNKRVSTSGELLDLPAGISPSGSVSSVPSCLPFPWFSERGREKVAEGDRERLRSVSSSSLPYLTTTGRRDQTLDSDPVPTVNNNLWQSRPILEWDIQQVCLWLVSMNMDQYATEFTARGVDGTQLLSLDGEKLKALGVCSHSDRSVLKKKLKEIKKMEEKRLKQEQEKDKNVVLEGEDKNKAKMMLEGKCVREARRSGKTVRTESIL; encoded by the exons ATGATGCGAACAGAGAGCAAAGGCCGAAGTGCCTCTCCTCACCGGATTACCTACAAATCTGACTTCCATGctataaaatgttcatttgaTACTGGGATCAGTCTACACACTGGGACCAAGACCACGTGTGCCCATTCCAACAATCTGCTAACCAGCCTGTCTGATCCCCTGTCTCACACCAGCAGTCcctccagcagagggagggtTCCCAGCACCAGGGGGACCAAAATCAGAGAGAACATCTTCCTGCAAATGGACAGCCAGCAGATGAAACAAGATGGCGGTCTAGCACTGAGTTCTGGCTCCACGCCCATTATTTCTCCCTATAATCTTAGCCAACGGGCCCATGCATCACCTTTCTGTGGCTCCATACGTCCATTTGTCAGCTCCGCCGTGGCAAATATTTCAGCAGAATCATGTCTTCAAGACAGATCATCCAGATCAGAGGAGAAAGTGGACGTCGACAGAGCTGCCCTGGCTCAGAAATTTTCCGTAACGAGGAAATTGTTTGAGACTAGGGTGATGGAGTGGGAAGATGGTGGCGGGAGTGTTTCCAAAGGCACAGGTCGGGGGAGCAAAGAGATGACAGACGGAAAAGCGGAGGAGAAAGAGTGGAGAGGAGCTGTTGGTCAGGCAACGTCTCATAGCCACGATCAATCCAGCAAAAATATTTCTTTACCAAAGGTTGATGTTCAGGCCTCATTGACGGGTCACCACAAAACCTCTACAATGGACGGTCCCGATGCATCTTACAATCTCAATGAAGGCAGTCAAGGAGCGCGTGAAGATAGAGGAAGCATAAGTCTGGACTTGTGCTTGGCCCCGGAGGACCCACTGAGAGCGGAACTAGTTGATGTGAAGAATGAGTCTTCGGAAAGTgatgaaaatgaagaagaaaaggtgCAGGAGACTGAAAACATGCCTGAAGCCAAGCATGGAAAGAGTGCAAACACAGTCGCTGGAGAAGGCGAACAGGACCTAGTGGATGATGTTTTTGAAGAGTCAAGCATGGAAAATGGCGAAGAGCTAAGGGCAGGTGAGAGTAACCCGATGGTTCACTTTGAGGAGCACCAGGAGTCGTCACGTGAAACGGAGTCCGATGGGGAACACGATGGAGGCGAGTATTGGCATGTCAGTGAGGAATGGATGGGATGGAGCAAAGGGTCCACTGAAGGGACAGAAACGGCGACAGAAGCAGGAGAAAGCAGAGAGAACGAAAGTGGGGCAGGAGAAAGTGCGAGTGAGAGAGAAGTGACGCAAGATGAGGCTAGTGAGCAGGAAGACGGGCATTCGGGTGAGGAAGTGGCTCGAGAAGATGACCTGACAGGATTGTCAGGCGGCGACGGGGCAGAGAATGAGCAGGACTCCCACAGCCTTCATCCAGAGCCTTCAACACCACCCAGACAGGAGGGTGAAAGCTGCGTGCATGCAGAGCGTCACCTTTCACTGGAATATGAGGAAATTCCCGGTGTGCCTGAAGAGGTTGATGAGGATCCAGCATTGATTTCTGGGAGAAAGGTCAAGTTCTCAACAGCCCCAATTaag GTGTATTGCACTTATTCCAACACAGACTACGAACGCCACAATGAGGACATTGACCCCGTGTTGGCCTCGGCAGAATTTGAGCTGGAAAAGAGGGTGGAGCGGATGGACGTGTTTCCAGTGGAGATAAAAAAGGGCGATCAGGGTCTGGGCATCAGTATCATAGGAATGGGGGTCGGAGCCGATCAGGGCCTGGAAAAACTGGGGATCTTTGTCAAAACGGTTACTAAAGGAGGAGCAACAGACATAGATGGAAG GATACTGGTGAATGACCAGATAGTGGAGGTGGATGGGGTGAGTCTGGTGGGAGTCTCCCAGATTTTTGCAGCCACTGTGCTGAAGAACACGTCAGGCCTGGTGAA GTTTTTGATTGGCCgagagaaggagggggtggAGAGTGAGGTGGCGCGGCTGATCGACGAAAGCCTGGAGTTGGATAAAACGTCCAGAAAG ATGGGAGAGGAGAACAGAAACAATTTCATCTGTAACGTGTCAGAGGTGgttgaggaagatgatgaagatgatgaagatgaggacgtTGCTGCTCTGTCCAGCCTTGAGAACTACCAGCTCTGCCAGAAATACCAGCAG CTTCAGTTAAAACTACGCAGCGCAGCGTCCCAGCTTCACCAGGCAAGAGGAAAG TTGAAGGCatgggaggagcagcaggcctgCTGGGAGAGCCAGAGGAACGAGCTGGTTCAAAGAGTGGAGGATGAAGCAGAAAAAGTTGACAAAATAGAGAA GTACTGGCAGGAGGCCCAGACTCTGTGCAGGGTTGTAAGCCAGAGATTGTCTGATGCCCAGAGCCAAACGGAGAGCCTGGAGATCAAATACAGCAAAGCTAAGAGACTGGTTAGAGAATACCAGGGCAG agaggaggagaggagtaaaAGAGAAGCTGATCTAAGgcaagagatggaggagagggagaaactgCACAGAGAAACTGTCGAACGGCTGCAAACCCAG TTAGCACAGCTGGAGAAGGGGGAGCCAGGAAGAAGGAACCATTCTGCCGACCAGTTGGTTACAG ATGTAAAATGTTTGTCCTCAGGTCCAGATTGGTATATTCCAGTTCCTGATACGGGGCGTCTAGACTCCAGTGCTCAAATAGCCAGAGCTCAGCTGGCCCAGAAATCCAAGCGCCACCCACCGTCCCGAGACAAACTGAGAGAGAGCTTTAGAAAGCAG GAAAATGACAGTCAGGAGAGCCCGTTAGTGTCGGCTTCAGCACCGGCCCATACAAGCAGCAGAGGCGAGATGTCGAGCACCTCATCTGTTTCAGCCCTCAGCCCACAACCTCCCGCCAGCTCCTTCGTTACCCCGCCCGTCTACATTACGGAAACGACTCCCTCATCCTGGAAATCTTCCGAATCCAGGAAGTCCAAAAGGAAATTTCCAGATTTCAG tggTCTTCGCAAGTCTCTCAGCAAAAAGAGAAGTGAGAAGCTTCGCAAATACTCCATGAACAAGAG GGTGTCTACCAGCGGTGAACTCCTAGATCTGCCTGCTGGGATTTCTCCGTCGGGTTCGGTCTCCTCAGTGCCGTCCTGCCTGCCGTTTCCTTGGTTCAGTGAACGGGGGAGGGAGAAAGTAGCGGAGggcgacagggaaagacttcgCTCTGTGTCCAGCAGCAGTTTGCCCTACTTGACCACCACAGGGAGAAGAGATCAG ACATTGGACAGTGACCCAGTTCCCACTGTCAACAACAACCTATGGCAGAGCCGACCCATCTTGGAGTGGGACATCCAGCAGGTGTGTCTTTGGTTGGTCTCCATGAACATGGACCAGTACGCCACAGAATTCACTGCCAGAGGGGTGGATGGGACGCAGCTGCTCAGCTTGGACGGTGAAAAACTCAAG GCTCTGGGGGTCTGCAGCCACAGCGACCGGTCAGTCCTCaaaaagaagctgaaggagataaagaaaatggaggagaagaggctcaaacaggaacaggagaaggACAAGAATGTGGTTTTGGAAGGTGAAGATAAGAACAAGGCGAAGATGATGCTGGAGGGGAAGTGCGTAAGAGAAGCCCGACGGAGCGGTAAAACCGTAAGGACCGAGTCCATCCTGTAG
- the LOC101070018 gene encoding neurabin-1-like isoform X1: protein MMRTESKGRSASPHRITYKSDFHAIKCSFDTGISLHTGTKTTCAHSNNLLTSLSDPLSHTSSPSSRGRVPSTRGTKIRENIFLQMDSQQMKQDGGLALSSGSTPIISPYNLSQRAHASPFCGSIRPFVSSAVANISAESCLQDRSSRSEEKVDVDRAALAQKFSVTRKLFETRVMEWEDGGGSVSKGTGRGSKEMTDGKAEEKEWRGAVGQATSHSHDQSSKNISLPKVDVQASLTGHHKTSTMDGPDASYNLNEGSQGAREDRGSISLDLCLAPEDPLRAELVDVKNESSESDENEEEKVQETENMPEAKHGKSANTVAGEGEQDLVDDVFEESSMENGEELRAGESNPMVHFEEHQESSRETESDGEHDGGEYWHVSEEWMGWSKGSTEGTETATEAGESRENESGAGESASEREVTQDEASEQEDGHSGEEVAREDDLTGLSGGDGAENEQDSHSLHPEPSTPPRQEGESCVHAERHLSLEYEEIPGVPEEVDEDPALISGRKVKFSTAPIKVYCTYSNTDYERHNEDIDPVLASAEFELEKRVERMDVFPVEIKKGDQGLGISIIGMGVGADQGLEKLGIFVKTVTKGGATDIDGRILVNDQIVEVDGVSLVGVSQIFAATVLKNTSGLVKFLIGREKEGVESEVARLIDESLELDKTSRKMGEENRNNFICNVSEVVEEDDEDDEDEDVAALSSLENYQLCQKYQQLQLKLRSAASQLHQARGKLKAWEEQQACWESQRNELVQRVEDEAEKVDKIEKYWQEAQTLCRVVSQRLSDAQSQTESLEIKYSKAKRLVREYQGREEERSKREADLRQEMEEREKLHRETVERLQTQLAQLEKGEPGRRNHSADQLVTDVKCLSSGPDWYIPVPDTGRLDSSAQIARAQLAQKSKRHPPSRDKLRESFRKQENDSQESPLVSASAPAHTSSRGEMSSTSSVSALSPQPPASSFVTPPVYITETTPSSWKSSESRKSKRKFPDFSGLRKSLSKKRSEKLRKYSMNKRVSTSGELLDLPAGISPSGSVSSVPSCLPFPWFSERGREKVAEGDRERLRSVSSSSLPYLTTTGRRDQSIGSPVCSSSMAGHASDPSLSGHSHTFTFSSSETLDSDPVPTVNNNLWQSRPILEWDIQQVCLWLVSMNMDQYATEFTARGVDGTQLLSLDGEKLKALGVCSHSDRSVLKKKLKEIKKMEEKRLKQEQEKDKNVVLEGEDKNKAKMMLEGKCVREARRSGKTVRTESIL, encoded by the exons ATGATGCGAACAGAGAGCAAAGGCCGAAGTGCCTCTCCTCACCGGATTACCTACAAATCTGACTTCCATGctataaaatgttcatttgaTACTGGGATCAGTCTACACACTGGGACCAAGACCACGTGTGCCCATTCCAACAATCTGCTAACCAGCCTGTCTGATCCCCTGTCTCACACCAGCAGTCcctccagcagagggagggtTCCCAGCACCAGGGGGACCAAAATCAGAGAGAACATCTTCCTGCAAATGGACAGCCAGCAGATGAAACAAGATGGCGGTCTAGCACTGAGTTCTGGCTCCACGCCCATTATTTCTCCCTATAATCTTAGCCAACGGGCCCATGCATCACCTTTCTGTGGCTCCATACGTCCATTTGTCAGCTCCGCCGTGGCAAATATTTCAGCAGAATCATGTCTTCAAGACAGATCATCCAGATCAGAGGAGAAAGTGGACGTCGACAGAGCTGCCCTGGCTCAGAAATTTTCCGTAACGAGGAAATTGTTTGAGACTAGGGTGATGGAGTGGGAAGATGGTGGCGGGAGTGTTTCCAAAGGCACAGGTCGGGGGAGCAAAGAGATGACAGACGGAAAAGCGGAGGAGAAAGAGTGGAGAGGAGCTGTTGGTCAGGCAACGTCTCATAGCCACGATCAATCCAGCAAAAATATTTCTTTACCAAAGGTTGATGTTCAGGCCTCATTGACGGGTCACCACAAAACCTCTACAATGGACGGTCCCGATGCATCTTACAATCTCAATGAAGGCAGTCAAGGAGCGCGTGAAGATAGAGGAAGCATAAGTCTGGACTTGTGCTTGGCCCCGGAGGACCCACTGAGAGCGGAACTAGTTGATGTGAAGAATGAGTCTTCGGAAAGTgatgaaaatgaagaagaaaaggtgCAGGAGACTGAAAACATGCCTGAAGCCAAGCATGGAAAGAGTGCAAACACAGTCGCTGGAGAAGGCGAACAGGACCTAGTGGATGATGTTTTTGAAGAGTCAAGCATGGAAAATGGCGAAGAGCTAAGGGCAGGTGAGAGTAACCCGATGGTTCACTTTGAGGAGCACCAGGAGTCGTCACGTGAAACGGAGTCCGATGGGGAACACGATGGAGGCGAGTATTGGCATGTCAGTGAGGAATGGATGGGATGGAGCAAAGGGTCCACTGAAGGGACAGAAACGGCGACAGAAGCAGGAGAAAGCAGAGAGAACGAAAGTGGGGCAGGAGAAAGTGCGAGTGAGAGAGAAGTGACGCAAGATGAGGCTAGTGAGCAGGAAGACGGGCATTCGGGTGAGGAAGTGGCTCGAGAAGATGACCTGACAGGATTGTCAGGCGGCGACGGGGCAGAGAATGAGCAGGACTCCCACAGCCTTCATCCAGAGCCTTCAACACCACCCAGACAGGAGGGTGAAAGCTGCGTGCATGCAGAGCGTCACCTTTCACTGGAATATGAGGAAATTCCCGGTGTGCCTGAAGAGGTTGATGAGGATCCAGCATTGATTTCTGGGAGAAAGGTCAAGTTCTCAACAGCCCCAATTaag GTGTATTGCACTTATTCCAACACAGACTACGAACGCCACAATGAGGACATTGACCCCGTGTTGGCCTCGGCAGAATTTGAGCTGGAAAAGAGGGTGGAGCGGATGGACGTGTTTCCAGTGGAGATAAAAAAGGGCGATCAGGGTCTGGGCATCAGTATCATAGGAATGGGGGTCGGAGCCGATCAGGGCCTGGAAAAACTGGGGATCTTTGTCAAAACGGTTACTAAAGGAGGAGCAACAGACATAGATGGAAG GATACTGGTGAATGACCAGATAGTGGAGGTGGATGGGGTGAGTCTGGTGGGAGTCTCCCAGATTTTTGCAGCCACTGTGCTGAAGAACACGTCAGGCCTGGTGAA GTTTTTGATTGGCCgagagaaggagggggtggAGAGTGAGGTGGCGCGGCTGATCGACGAAAGCCTGGAGTTGGATAAAACGTCCAGAAAG ATGGGAGAGGAGAACAGAAACAATTTCATCTGTAACGTGTCAGAGGTGgttgaggaagatgatgaagatgatgaagatgaggacgtTGCTGCTCTGTCCAGCCTTGAGAACTACCAGCTCTGCCAGAAATACCAGCAG CTTCAGTTAAAACTACGCAGCGCAGCGTCCCAGCTTCACCAGGCAAGAGGAAAG TTGAAGGCatgggaggagcagcaggcctgCTGGGAGAGCCAGAGGAACGAGCTGGTTCAAAGAGTGGAGGATGAAGCAGAAAAAGTTGACAAAATAGAGAA GTACTGGCAGGAGGCCCAGACTCTGTGCAGGGTTGTAAGCCAGAGATTGTCTGATGCCCAGAGCCAAACGGAGAGCCTGGAGATCAAATACAGCAAAGCTAAGAGACTGGTTAGAGAATACCAGGGCAG agaggaggagaggagtaaaAGAGAAGCTGATCTAAGgcaagagatggaggagagggagaaactgCACAGAGAAACTGTCGAACGGCTGCAAACCCAG TTAGCACAGCTGGAGAAGGGGGAGCCAGGAAGAAGGAACCATTCTGCCGACCAGTTGGTTACAG ATGTAAAATGTTTGTCCTCAGGTCCAGATTGGTATATTCCAGTTCCTGATACGGGGCGTCTAGACTCCAGTGCTCAAATAGCCAGAGCTCAGCTGGCCCAGAAATCCAAGCGCCACCCACCGTCCCGAGACAAACTGAGAGAGAGCTTTAGAAAGCAG GAAAATGACAGTCAGGAGAGCCCGTTAGTGTCGGCTTCAGCACCGGCCCATACAAGCAGCAGAGGCGAGATGTCGAGCACCTCATCTGTTTCAGCCCTCAGCCCACAACCTCCCGCCAGCTCCTTCGTTACCCCGCCCGTCTACATTACGGAAACGACTCCCTCATCCTGGAAATCTTCCGAATCCAGGAAGTCCAAAAGGAAATTTCCAGATTTCAG tggTCTTCGCAAGTCTCTCAGCAAAAAGAGAAGTGAGAAGCTTCGCAAATACTCCATGAACAAGAG GGTGTCTACCAGCGGTGAACTCCTAGATCTGCCTGCTGGGATTTCTCCGTCGGGTTCGGTCTCCTCAGTGCCGTCCTGCCTGCCGTTTCCTTGGTTCAGTGAACGGGGGAGGGAGAAAGTAGCGGAGggcgacagggaaagacttcgCTCTGTGTCCAGCAGCAGTTTGCCCTACTTGACCACCACAGGGAGAAGAGATCAG AGTATTGGCTCGCCTGTGTGCAGCTCCAGCATGGCGGGTCATGCCTCtgatccctccctctctggacACTCTCACACTTttactttctcctcctctgag ACATTGGACAGTGACCCAGTTCCCACTGTCAACAACAACCTATGGCAGAGCCGACCCATCTTGGAGTGGGACATCCAGCAGGTGTGTCTTTGGTTGGTCTCCATGAACATGGACCAGTACGCCACAGAATTCACTGCCAGAGGGGTGGATGGGACGCAGCTGCTCAGCTTGGACGGTGAAAAACTCAAG GCTCTGGGGGTCTGCAGCCACAGCGACCGGTCAGTCCTCaaaaagaagctgaaggagataaagaaaatggaggagaagaggctcaaacaggaacaggagaaggACAAGAATGTGGTTTTGGAAGGTGAAGATAAGAACAAGGCGAAGATGATGCTGGAGGGGAAGTGCGTAAGAGAAGCCCGACGGAGCGGTAAAACCGTAAGGACCGAGTCCATCCTGTAG
- the LOC101070018 gene encoding neurabin-1-like isoform X2, with amino-acid sequence MMRTESKGRSASPHRITYKSDFHAIKCSFDTGISLHTGTKTTCAHSNNLLTSLSDPLSHTSSPSSRGRVPSTRGTKIRENIFLQMDSQQMKQDGGLALSSGSTPIISPYNLSQRAHASPFCGSIRPFVSSAVANISAESCLQDRSSRSEEKVDVDRAALAQKFSVTRKLFETRVMEWEDGGGSVSKGTGRGSKEMTDGKAEEKEWRGAVGQATSHSHDQSSKNISLPKVDVQASLTGHHKTSTMDGPDASYNLNEGSQGAREDRGSISLDLCLAPEDPLRAELVDVKNESSESDENEEEKVQETENMPEAKHGKSANTVAGEGEQDLVDDVFEESSMENGEELRAGESNPMVHFEEHQESSRETESDGEHDGGEYWHVSEEWMGWSKGSTEGTETATEAGESRENESGAGESASEREVTQDEASEQEDGHSGEEVAREDDLTGLSGGDGAENEQDSHSLHPEPSTPPRQEGESCVHAERHLSLEYEEIPGVPEEVDEDPALISGRKVKFSTAPIKVYCTYSNTDYERHNEDIDPVLASAEFELEKRVERMDVFPVEIKKGDQGLGISIIGMGVGADQGLEKLGIFVKTVTKGGATDIDGRILVNDQIVEVDGVSLVGVSQIFAATVLKNTSGLVKFLIGREKEGVESEVARLIDESLELDKTSRKMGEENRNNFICNVSEVVEEDDEDDEDEDVAALSSLENYQLCQKYQQLQLKLRSAASQLHQARGKLKAWEEQQACWESQRNELVQRVEDEAEKVDKIEKYWQEAQTLCRVVSQRLSDAQSQTESLEIKYSKAKRLVREYQGREEERSKREADLRQEMEEREKLHRETVERLQTQLAQLEKGEPGRRNHSADQLVTGPDWYIPVPDTGRLDSSAQIARAQLAQKSKRHPPSRDKLRESFRKQENDSQESPLVSASAPAHTSSRGEMSSTSSVSALSPQPPASSFVTPPVYITETTPSSWKSSESRKSKRKFPDFSGLRKSLSKKRSEKLRKYSMNKRVSTSGELLDLPAGISPSGSVSSVPSCLPFPWFSERGREKVAEGDRERLRSVSSSSLPYLTTTGRRDQSIGSPVCSSSMAGHASDPSLSGHSHTFTFSSSETLDSDPVPTVNNNLWQSRPILEWDIQQVCLWLVSMNMDQYATEFTARGVDGTQLLSLDGEKLKALGVCSHSDRSVLKKKLKEIKKMEEKRLKQEQEKDKNVVLEGEDKNKAKMMLEGKCVREARRSGKTVRTESIL; translated from the exons ATGATGCGAACAGAGAGCAAAGGCCGAAGTGCCTCTCCTCACCGGATTACCTACAAATCTGACTTCCATGctataaaatgttcatttgaTACTGGGATCAGTCTACACACTGGGACCAAGACCACGTGTGCCCATTCCAACAATCTGCTAACCAGCCTGTCTGATCCCCTGTCTCACACCAGCAGTCcctccagcagagggagggtTCCCAGCACCAGGGGGACCAAAATCAGAGAGAACATCTTCCTGCAAATGGACAGCCAGCAGATGAAACAAGATGGCGGTCTAGCACTGAGTTCTGGCTCCACGCCCATTATTTCTCCCTATAATCTTAGCCAACGGGCCCATGCATCACCTTTCTGTGGCTCCATACGTCCATTTGTCAGCTCCGCCGTGGCAAATATTTCAGCAGAATCATGTCTTCAAGACAGATCATCCAGATCAGAGGAGAAAGTGGACGTCGACAGAGCTGCCCTGGCTCAGAAATTTTCCGTAACGAGGAAATTGTTTGAGACTAGGGTGATGGAGTGGGAAGATGGTGGCGGGAGTGTTTCCAAAGGCACAGGTCGGGGGAGCAAAGAGATGACAGACGGAAAAGCGGAGGAGAAAGAGTGGAGAGGAGCTGTTGGTCAGGCAACGTCTCATAGCCACGATCAATCCAGCAAAAATATTTCTTTACCAAAGGTTGATGTTCAGGCCTCATTGACGGGTCACCACAAAACCTCTACAATGGACGGTCCCGATGCATCTTACAATCTCAATGAAGGCAGTCAAGGAGCGCGTGAAGATAGAGGAAGCATAAGTCTGGACTTGTGCTTGGCCCCGGAGGACCCACTGAGAGCGGAACTAGTTGATGTGAAGAATGAGTCTTCGGAAAGTgatgaaaatgaagaagaaaaggtgCAGGAGACTGAAAACATGCCTGAAGCCAAGCATGGAAAGAGTGCAAACACAGTCGCTGGAGAAGGCGAACAGGACCTAGTGGATGATGTTTTTGAAGAGTCAAGCATGGAAAATGGCGAAGAGCTAAGGGCAGGTGAGAGTAACCCGATGGTTCACTTTGAGGAGCACCAGGAGTCGTCACGTGAAACGGAGTCCGATGGGGAACACGATGGAGGCGAGTATTGGCATGTCAGTGAGGAATGGATGGGATGGAGCAAAGGGTCCACTGAAGGGACAGAAACGGCGACAGAAGCAGGAGAAAGCAGAGAGAACGAAAGTGGGGCAGGAGAAAGTGCGAGTGAGAGAGAAGTGACGCAAGATGAGGCTAGTGAGCAGGAAGACGGGCATTCGGGTGAGGAAGTGGCTCGAGAAGATGACCTGACAGGATTGTCAGGCGGCGACGGGGCAGAGAATGAGCAGGACTCCCACAGCCTTCATCCAGAGCCTTCAACACCACCCAGACAGGAGGGTGAAAGCTGCGTGCATGCAGAGCGTCACCTTTCACTGGAATATGAGGAAATTCCCGGTGTGCCTGAAGAGGTTGATGAGGATCCAGCATTGATTTCTGGGAGAAAGGTCAAGTTCTCAACAGCCCCAATTaag GTGTATTGCACTTATTCCAACACAGACTACGAACGCCACAATGAGGACATTGACCCCGTGTTGGCCTCGGCAGAATTTGAGCTGGAAAAGAGGGTGGAGCGGATGGACGTGTTTCCAGTGGAGATAAAAAAGGGCGATCAGGGTCTGGGCATCAGTATCATAGGAATGGGGGTCGGAGCCGATCAGGGCCTGGAAAAACTGGGGATCTTTGTCAAAACGGTTACTAAAGGAGGAGCAACAGACATAGATGGAAG GATACTGGTGAATGACCAGATAGTGGAGGTGGATGGGGTGAGTCTGGTGGGAGTCTCCCAGATTTTTGCAGCCACTGTGCTGAAGAACACGTCAGGCCTGGTGAA GTTTTTGATTGGCCgagagaaggagggggtggAGAGTGAGGTGGCGCGGCTGATCGACGAAAGCCTGGAGTTGGATAAAACGTCCAGAAAG ATGGGAGAGGAGAACAGAAACAATTTCATCTGTAACGTGTCAGAGGTGgttgaggaagatgatgaagatgatgaagatgaggacgtTGCTGCTCTGTCCAGCCTTGAGAACTACCAGCTCTGCCAGAAATACCAGCAG CTTCAGTTAAAACTACGCAGCGCAGCGTCCCAGCTTCACCAGGCAAGAGGAAAG TTGAAGGCatgggaggagcagcaggcctgCTGGGAGAGCCAGAGGAACGAGCTGGTTCAAAGAGTGGAGGATGAAGCAGAAAAAGTTGACAAAATAGAGAA GTACTGGCAGGAGGCCCAGACTCTGTGCAGGGTTGTAAGCCAGAGATTGTCTGATGCCCAGAGCCAAACGGAGAGCCTGGAGATCAAATACAGCAAAGCTAAGAGACTGGTTAGAGAATACCAGGGCAG agaggaggagaggagtaaaAGAGAAGCTGATCTAAGgcaagagatggaggagagggagaaactgCACAGAGAAACTGTCGAACGGCTGCAAACCCAG TTAGCACAGCTGGAGAAGGGGGAGCCAGGAAGAAGGAACCATTCTGCCGACCAGTTGGTTACAG GTCCAGATTGGTATATTCCAGTTCCTGATACGGGGCGTCTAGACTCCAGTGCTCAAATAGCCAGAGCTCAGCTGGCCCAGAAATCCAAGCGCCACCCACCGTCCCGAGACAAACTGAGAGAGAGCTTTAGAAAGCAG GAAAATGACAGTCAGGAGAGCCCGTTAGTGTCGGCTTCAGCACCGGCCCATACAAGCAGCAGAGGCGAGATGTCGAGCACCTCATCTGTTTCAGCCCTCAGCCCACAACCTCCCGCCAGCTCCTTCGTTACCCCGCCCGTCTACATTACGGAAACGACTCCCTCATCCTGGAAATCTTCCGAATCCAGGAAGTCCAAAAGGAAATTTCCAGATTTCAG tggTCTTCGCAAGTCTCTCAGCAAAAAGAGAAGTGAGAAGCTTCGCAAATACTCCATGAACAAGAG GGTGTCTACCAGCGGTGAACTCCTAGATCTGCCTGCTGGGATTTCTCCGTCGGGTTCGGTCTCCTCAGTGCCGTCCTGCCTGCCGTTTCCTTGGTTCAGTGAACGGGGGAGGGAGAAAGTAGCGGAGggcgacagggaaagacttcgCTCTGTGTCCAGCAGCAGTTTGCCCTACTTGACCACCACAGGGAGAAGAGATCAG AGTATTGGCTCGCCTGTGTGCAGCTCCAGCATGGCGGGTCATGCCTCtgatccctccctctctggacACTCTCACACTTttactttctcctcctctgag ACATTGGACAGTGACCCAGTTCCCACTGTCAACAACAACCTATGGCAGAGCCGACCCATCTTGGAGTGGGACATCCAGCAGGTGTGTCTTTGGTTGGTCTCCATGAACATGGACCAGTACGCCACAGAATTCACTGCCAGAGGGGTGGATGGGACGCAGCTGCTCAGCTTGGACGGTGAAAAACTCAAG GCTCTGGGGGTCTGCAGCCACAGCGACCGGTCAGTCCTCaaaaagaagctgaaggagataaagaaaatggaggagaagaggctcaaacaggaacaggagaaggACAAGAATGTGGTTTTGGAAGGTGAAGATAAGAACAAGGCGAAGATGATGCTGGAGGGGAAGTGCGTAAGAGAAGCCCGACGGAGCGGTAAAACCGTAAGGACCGAGTCCATCCTGTAG